The Methylomarinum vadi genome has a window encoding:
- the nudE gene encoding ADP compounds hydrolase NudE has protein sequence MQQKPKIITKETVAKSRLFHIETLELEFSNGVQRNYERLIRGPGCGAVLIVPMLDNDTVLLVREYAAGLDRYELGLPKGKIDPGEDRFAAANRELKEEVGYGANRLQHLMKLSLAPSYMEHSIDVIIAMDLYQEKLPGDEPEELQVVPWNIADIPGLLASGECSEARSIAALYLTRDYLGKQ, from the coding sequence ATGCAGCAAAAACCGAAAATAATTACCAAGGAGACGGTCGCCAAAAGTCGGCTGTTCCATATTGAAACACTGGAGCTTGAATTCAGCAATGGCGTTCAGCGCAACTACGAACGCCTGATTCGGGGACCCGGCTGCGGCGCGGTTTTGATTGTGCCGATGCTGGACAACGACACCGTGTTGCTGGTCAGGGAATACGCCGCCGGTCTTGATCGTTATGAATTAGGTTTGCCGAAAGGCAAAATTGATCCCGGCGAAGACCGCTTTGCCGCCGCTAATCGTGAATTGAAGGAAGAAGTGGGTTATGGCGCCAACCGTTTGCAGCACTTGATGAAGCTATCGTTGGCGCCTTCCTACATGGAGCACAGTATCGATGTGATTATCGCGATGGATTTATACCAGGAAAAACTGCCCGGCGACGAACCGGAGGAATTGCAGGTGGTGCCGTGGAACATTGCCGATATTCCCGGTTTGCTGGCTAGCGGCGAATGCAGCGAGGCCCGCTCTATCGCGGCACTATATTTGACGCGTGATTATCTTGGGAAACAATGA